One window from the genome of Rhinolophus ferrumequinum isolate MPI-CBG mRhiFer1 chromosome 10, mRhiFer1_v1.p, whole genome shotgun sequence encodes:
- the PHF5A gene encoding PHD finger-like domain-containing protein 5A isoform X1, with product MTLTHLPGPDSPTETRLWNARVLIARIRAGHGTKIVNADGSLEDQSRRQGAIGRLCEKCDGKCVICDSYVRPCTLVRICDECNYGSYQGRCVICGGPGVSDAYYCKECTIQEKDRDGCPKIVNLGSSKTDLFYERKKYGFKKR from the exons ATGACTCTCACGCACCTGCCCGGACCTGACTCCCCAACAGAAACTCGTCTTTGGAACGCTAGGGTTTTGATCGCGCGAATTAGAGCAGGGCATGGTACAAAGATTGTGAACGCTGATGGAAGCCTAGAGGACCAATCACGGCGACAAGGAG CCATCGGAAGACTGTGTGAAAAAT GTGATGGCAAATGCGTGATCTGTGACTCCTACGTGCGGCCCTGCACCCTGGTGCGCATATGTGATGAGTGTAACTATGGCTCCTATCAGGGGCGCTGTGTGATCTGTGGAGGCCCCGGAGTCTCCGATGCATATTACTGTAAGGAGTGCACCATTCAGGAGAAGGAT agAGATGGTTGCCCGAAGATTGTCAATTTGGGGAGCTCTAAGACAGATCTCTTCTATGAACGCAAAAAATATGGCTTCAAGAAGAGGTGA
- the TOB2 gene encoding protein Tob2, whose product MQLEIKVALNFILSYLYNKLPRRRADLFGEELERLLKKKYEGHWYPDKPLKGSGFRCVHIGELVDPVVELAAKRSGLAVEDVRANVPEELSVWIDPFEVSYQIGEKGAVKVLYLDDSEGCVAPELDKEIKSSFNPDAQVFVPIGSQDSSLSNSPSPSFGQSPSPTFIPRSAQPITFTTASFAATKFGSTKMKKGGGAASGGGVASSGASGQQPPQQQPHVARSPTNTLLKQKSLSLSVHSLNFVAASPASQSQLSPNAKEFVYNGSGSPSLFFDGADGQGSGTPAPFGGSGAGTCNSSSFDMAQVFGGGTNGLFLEKTPFVDGLSYNLNTMQYPSQPFQPVVLAN is encoded by the coding sequence ATGCAGCTGGAGATCAAAGTGGCCCTGAATTTCATCCTCTCCTACTTGTACAACAAGCTGCCGCGGCGGCGGGCAGACCTGTTTGGGGAGGAGCTGGAGCGGCTTTTGAAAAAGAAGTACGAAGGCCACTGGTACCCTGACAAGCCCCTGAAGGGCTCTGGCTTTCGCTGTGTCCACATTGGGGAGCTAGTGGACCCCGTCGTGGAACTGGCCGCCAAGCGGAGTGGCCTGGCCGTGGAGGACGTGCGGGCCAACGTGCCTGAGGAGCTGAGCGTGTGGATCGACCCTTTCGAGGTGTCCTACCAGATTGGTGAGAAGGGGGCTGTGAAAGTGCTGTACCTGGATGACAGCGAGGGCTGTGTCGCCCCGGAGCTGGACAAGGAGATCAAGAGCAGCTTCAACCCCGACGCCCAGGTGTTCGTGCCCATCGGCAGCCAGGACAGCTCCCTGTCCAACTCCCCGTCGCCCTCCTTTGGTCAGTCGCCCAGCCCCACCTTCATTCCCCGCTCCGCCCAGCCCATCACCTTCACCACCGCCTCCTTCGCTGCCACCAAGTTTGGCTCCACCAAGATGAAGAAAGGCGGTGGGGCTGCAAGTGGCGGGGGTGTGGCCAGCAGTGGGGCAAGTGGCCAACAGCCCCCACAGCAGCAGCCTCACGTGGCCCGCTCGCCCACCAACACCCTGCTGAAGCAGAAGAGCCTGTCCTTGTCTGTGCATTCGCTGAACTTCGTCGCAGCCAGCCCGGCCTCTCAGTCCCAGCTCTCGCCCAATGCCAAGGAGTTCGTGTACAACGGCAGTGGCTCGCCCAGCCTCTTCTTTGATGGGGCCGATGGCCAGGGCAGTGGCACCCCGGCCCCCTTTGGGGGCAGTGGGGCTGGCACCTGCAACAGTAGCAGCTTCGACATGGCCCAGGTGTTTGGAGGTGGCACCAACGGCCTCTTCCTGGAGAAGACGCCCTTCGTGGACGGCCTCAGCTACAACCTGAACACCATGCAGTATCCCAGCCAGCCGTTCCAGCCTGTCGTGCTGGCCAACTGA
- the PHF5A gene encoding PHD finger-like domain-containing protein 5A isoform X2, producing MAKHHPDLIFCRKQAGVAIGRLCEKCDGKCVICDSYVRPCTLVRICDECNYGSYQGRCVICGGPGVSDAYYCKECTIQEKDRDGCPKIVNLGSSKTDLFYERKKYGFKKR from the exons ATGGCTAAACATCACCCAGACTTGATCTTTTGCCGCAAGCAGGCTGGTGTTG CCATCGGAAGACTGTGTGAAAAAT GTGATGGCAAATGCGTGATCTGTGACTCCTACGTGCGGCCCTGCACCCTGGTGCGCATATGTGATGAGTGTAACTATGGCTCCTATCAGGGGCGCTGTGTGATCTGTGGAGGCCCCGGAGTCTCCGATGCATATTACTGTAAGGAGTGCACCATTCAGGAGAAGGAT agAGATGGTTGCCCGAAGATTGTCAATTTGGGGAGCTCTAAGACAGATCTCTTCTATGAACGCAAAAAATATGGCTTCAAGAAGAGGTGA